A single window of Hyphomicrobiales bacterium DNA harbors:
- a CDS encoding putative Succinylglutamate desuccinylase/aspartoacylase family protein (Evidence 3 : Putative function from multiple computational evidences) has protein sequence MASQTIFEVAGITAAPGTLAKGYLDSVELADGTHVRIPLILANGTQPGPTVFLGAGSHGDEINGIRAVIDAMNAIDPTKLTGRVVGVPVQNPLTFRSRQRLVTVNQLDSQNMHRVFPGSATGDIASRTAHTILADIVEAAHCDMVVDYHTGSTGSYCPPHTFVSTIGDAEVVRRSVEAANAFNAGIMIQAGGVAGVYALANMLHMVAVERGIPAFGCELGTAIPAEAHHSAIGTQGALNVLVAMGMIADVQVTTSEQIIVDGIADVRADVAGICDYLVEPGQRLEKGQPLVRFIDVFGRTRGTAISPVDGYLVTRSFYGAMNEGERVARIGFRA, from the coding sequence ATGGCATCCCAAACGATATTCGAGGTAGCAGGCATCACGGCGGCACCCGGTACTCTTGCCAAGGGGTATCTGGATAGTGTGGAGCTTGCCGACGGCACGCACGTACGCATCCCGTTGATTCTTGCCAATGGCACACAGCCGGGGCCTACGGTTTTTCTGGGCGCGGGCTCGCATGGTGACGAGATCAACGGCATTCGCGCGGTCATCGACGCGATGAATGCGATCGATCCGACGAAGCTCACAGGACGCGTCGTCGGCGTGCCGGTGCAGAACCCCCTGACTTTCCGGTCACGCCAGCGCCTCGTGACCGTAAACCAGCTCGACAGTCAGAACATGCACCGCGTGTTTCCCGGATCGGCGACCGGAGACATCGCAAGTCGAACCGCACACACCATCCTCGCCGATATTGTCGAGGCAGCTCACTGCGACATGGTCGTTGACTACCATACAGGGTCAACGGGAAGCTATTGTCCTCCGCATACCTTCGTCTCCACTATCGGCGACGCGGAGGTCGTTCGGCGTTCGGTGGAGGCTGCCAATGCCTTCAACGCGGGGATCATGATCCAGGCGGGAGGCGTCGCCGGCGTCTACGCGCTCGCGAACATGTTGCACATGGTGGCGGTCGAACGGGGCATTCCGGCTTTCGGATGCGAATTGGGCACGGCGATCCCGGCGGAGGCCCATCACAGCGCCATCGGCACGCAGGGGGCCCTCAATGTCCTGGTGGCGATGGGCATGATTGCCGATGTCCAGGTCACGACTTCGGAGCAGATCATCGTCGATGGCATCGCCGATGTGAGGGCGGATGTGGCTGGGATCTGCGACTATTTGGTGGAGCCCGGTCAGAGACTGGAGAAGGGCCAGCCACTGGTGCGCTTTATCGACGTCTTCGGGCGTACGCGTGGTACGGCGATCAGTCCTGTCGATGGTTACCTCGTAACGCGTTCGTTCTACGGCGCGATGAACGAGGGTGAGCGCGTGGCGCGCATCGGCTTCCGGGCCTGA
- a CDS encoding putative Di/tripeptide-binding protein 4 (Evidence 3 : Putative function from multiple computational evidences) codes for MQPFIIPRALHRLLFATAVPVALFAAGHAMAQEACKGGMLSVGYSADAVGLDPHISTALNSELMFQMVYSGLLKVNNAMAVEPDIATAWKVSDDGLVYTFTLRDGVKFHNGRPVTSDDVVYSFNRILGAKGAFSARFSDIKSIENPDPRTVVFTLKRPFAPFLSVLATTKAAIVPKEAVEQNGDLQKVMVGTGAFKFVEYRPGTSLTLERNPDYYDSGKPYLDRLVIKVIPDEVTRVAALRTGEVDFTQITDPLSLRILESDKTVKSEVVPLLRRSVLVLNVQDPPLNDPRVRQALSLAMDRQEVVDLALGGFGEVSGPFPAGLAAWALPVASVPFYSDAPNIEKAKQLLAEAGLSNGFTLTTYAAPQYKSHIPVAEVLQQQLAKIGVKLDIQVIEWGVLLDHWSKGTFKSITMTYAGRSDPYFYTFERLHSSSPGNASRLKNPEIDRLAEAGMSTSDPTARKKIYDELQLKMAETSAIIYIANETEQFAMKDGVQGYVGMPDGGRNYLADIWLKKACK; via the coding sequence ATGCAGCCTTTCATCATCCCCCGTGCCTTGCACCGGCTCCTGTTCGCGACCGCCGTACCCGTAGCCCTGTTCGCCGCCGGCCACGCTATGGCTCAGGAGGCCTGCAAGGGTGGCATGCTCAGCGTTGGCTATTCGGCGGACGCTGTCGGGCTAGACCCTCATATCTCAACGGCGCTGAATTCCGAGCTGATGTTTCAGATGGTCTATTCGGGCCTTCTGAAGGTCAACAATGCCATGGCCGTGGAGCCGGATATCGCGACCGCCTGGAAGGTCAGCGACGACGGACTGGTCTATACGTTTACGCTCCGTGACGGCGTAAAATTTCATAACGGGCGCCCCGTCACTTCCGATGATGTGGTTTATAGTTTTAACCGAATTCTTGGAGCAAAAGGCGCGTTCAGTGCTCGTTTCTCCGATATCAAATCGATCGAGAATCCGGATCCCCGTACTGTCGTCTTCACTCTGAAGCGACCTTTCGCACCTTTCCTGTCGGTGCTTGCCACCACGAAGGCGGCGATCGTCCCGAAAGAGGCTGTTGAACAGAACGGCGATCTGCAAAAAGTGATGGTCGGCACGGGGGCATTCAAATTCGTCGAATACCGACCGGGCACCAGTCTGACGCTTGAGCGAAATCCCGACTACTATGATAGCGGAAAGCCTTACCTCGATCGTCTTGTCATCAAGGTAATCCCGGACGAGGTCACGCGCGTAGCGGCCTTGCGCACCGGCGAAGTCGACTTCACGCAAATTACCGACCCTCTCAGCCTCAGGATTCTGGAGAGCGACAAGACCGTAAAATCGGAAGTCGTTCCGCTGCTTCGCCGCAGCGTCCTTGTACTCAACGTGCAGGATCCGCCTCTGAACGACCCACGCGTGCGGCAGGCGCTCAGCCTGGCGATGGATCGCCAGGAGGTTGTCGATCTCGCCCTTGGGGGATTTGGCGAGGTATCCGGACCATTTCCCGCGGGATTGGCGGCCTGGGCGCTTCCAGTCGCCAGTGTCCCCTTCTATAGCGATGCCCCAAATATCGAGAAGGCCAAGCAGCTTCTCGCCGAGGCGGGACTTTCCAATGGTTTCACGCTTACCACATACGCTGCACCCCAGTATAAATCGCATATACCGGTTGCAGAGGTTCTGCAGCAGCAACTGGCCAAGATCGGCGTCAAGCTCGATATCCAGGTTATCGAATGGGGCGTCTTGCTTGATCATTGGAGCAAGGGGACCTTCAAGAGCATAACGATGACGTATGCCGGACGTTCCGATCCATACTTTTATACTTTCGAACGTTTGCATTCGAGCTCGCCGGGCAATGCGAGCCGGCTCAAGAACCCCGAAATCGATCGCCTCGCCGAGGCGGGAATGTCGACGTCCGATCCCACGGCGCGCAAGAAGATCTACGACGAACTGCAGCTCAAGATGGCTGAAACGAGCGCCATCATCTATATTGCCAATGAGACCGAACAATTCGCGATGAAGGATGGCGTCCAGGGCTATGTCGGCATGCCTGATGGCGGCCGTAACTATCTGGCGGACATCTGGTTGAAGAAAGCTTGCAAGTGA
- a CDS encoding putative peptide transport system permease protein BAB2_1050 (Evidence 3 : Putative function from multiple computational evidences) encodes MFTYVLRKLTWTALVMVVVSLIIFAAVRLIPSDAVDMMFQAESGSPERRAELRRMLGLDRAWYTQYLSWLGGILTGQFGTSLRSGIPVGSEIARALPVTLELVLLGTLLGSFMGITLGVLAARFRGTFVDWLIQPIGLIGLSIPNFWLGSLFLIGVGFYLPGMRIVGYVPFLEDPVRNLSIMVLPALALGLALGAAVMRMTRTSVLEVMQQDYVRTARAKGVREPAILRRHVLKNGLIPVVTVITIQIGVLIGGSIVLERVFALPGLGRLLVTAIGERDYTMVQGITLVIAFIFVMINLLTDLVYRLLDPRVKVA; translated from the coding sequence ATGTTCACTTACGTTTTGCGTAAGCTCACCTGGACGGCTCTGGTGATGGTGGTGGTGTCGCTCATCATCTTCGCGGCCGTCCGGTTGATCCCAAGCGACGCCGTTGACATGATGTTCCAAGCCGAATCTGGCAGTCCTGAGCGACGAGCTGAATTGCGTCGCATGCTGGGCCTGGATAGGGCTTGGTATACCCAGTACTTGTCTTGGTTGGGGGGGATTCTGACCGGGCAATTCGGTACGTCCTTGCGCTCCGGCATTCCAGTGGGATCCGAAATTGCCCGTGCGCTGCCGGTAACTCTCGAACTCGTTTTGCTCGGAACGCTTCTCGGCTCGTTCATGGGCATCACGCTCGGCGTCCTTGCGGCTCGGTTTCGCGGCACTTTCGTCGACTGGCTGATCCAACCGATCGGGCTGATCGGCTTGTCGATACCAAATTTCTGGTTGGGAAGCCTCTTTCTCATTGGCGTCGGCTTCTATCTGCCAGGGATGCGAATCGTCGGCTACGTCCCCTTCCTCGAGGATCCGGTCCGTAACCTCAGCATCATGGTACTGCCTGCGCTCGCCCTGGGGCTTGCCCTCGGGGCTGCGGTGATGCGCATGACGCGCACAAGCGTGCTCGAGGTCATGCAGCAGGACTACGTTCGTACGGCACGCGCCAAAGGCGTGCGTGAGCCGGCAATCTTGAGGCGTCATGTTCTCAAGAACGGCCTCATCCCCGTGGTGACGGTAATAACCATCCAGATCGGCGTACTAATAGGCGGATCGATTGTTCTGGAGAGGGTTTTTGCGTTGCCGGGTCTTGGCCGATTGCTCGTCACCGCCATCGGCGAGCGCGATTACACCATGGTACAGGGCATCACGCTGGTGATCGCCTTCATCTTTGTCATGATCAACTTGCTGACCGATCTCGTGTACCGGCTGCTCGATCCTCGGGTGAAAGTCGCATGA